The Thioalkalivibrio sulfidiphilus HL-EbGr7 genome includes a window with the following:
- a CDS encoding Sua5/YciO/YrdC/YwlC family protein has translation MSRDDPMPLIQDVHRAGALIRAGGVIAYPTEAVFGLGCDPRNEEAVARLLAIKQREVSKGLILIAAEAAQLEPYLLPLDPQTTARAHAAWPGPVTWLWPVRPDTPRWLTGDHDTLAVRVTDHPLAAALCREAGAIVSTSANLAGEEPARTDAAVVAQLGHLLDGVLAGKVGGRDRPSEIRDVRSGAVIRA, from the coding sequence ATGTCCCGCGACGACCCCATGCCCCTGATCCAGGATGTGCACCGCGCCGGCGCCCTGATACGCGCGGGCGGCGTGATCGCCTACCCCACCGAGGCGGTGTTCGGCCTGGGCTGTGATCCCCGCAACGAAGAGGCCGTGGCCCGGCTGCTGGCCATCAAGCAGCGCGAAGTCTCCAAGGGGCTGATCCTGATCGCCGCCGAGGCCGCCCAGCTCGAACCCTATCTCCTGCCCCTGGACCCGCAGACCACCGCCCGGGCCCATGCGGCCTGGCCCGGCCCGGTGACCTGGCTCTGGCCAGTGCGCCCCGACACCCCCCGCTGGCTCACCGGCGATCACGACACCCTGGCGGTGCGGGTCACCGACCACCCCCTGGCCGCCGCCCTGTGCCGAGAGGCCGGCGCCATCGTCTCCACCAGCGCCAACCTGGCCGGCGAGGAGCCGGCGCGCACCGACGCGGCGGTGGTGGCGCAACTGGGCCATCTGCTGGACGGTGTGCTGGCAGGCAAGGTGGGCGGCCGGGACCGGCCGAGTGAGATCCGGGATGTGCGTAGCGGCGCCGTGATCCGGGCGTAG